A single genomic interval of Stenotrophomonas sp. ZAC14D1_NAIMI4_1 harbors:
- a CDS encoding helix-turn-helix domain-containing protein — protein MATTVGQQQLVAARAAFAEGDARSLAVLPLPLQHSWQRSRAAGVQPGQEPYYPPLEGDGLRLSDPGDRRLARCVQPELEQLWAAFGGRGWTMFCANREGLVIAQQAHGLEDAPLLRPIQVGRRLGEAEIGTTAPAVSLADDVPALVRGNEHYLQRFAPVFCLSEPLHDLDGQVCGAIDITGLGERDPALLQGYFRQAALASENRLFQGLADVHLLAVQHDPRWLATPLQGLLAVQDDGQLRAANRVARRLLGLPRRGPLPLLSMQAVFAGASAAQRRRLLQPGPAHRVRLGEGSAVYLQHLRAPRALRTRAAAPVAVADVPLRQQQREAARRAAQAAEGNLSLAARQLGISRTTLYKLLRD, from the coding sequence ATGGCCACGACAGTCGGGCAACAACAGCTGGTCGCCGCGCGCGCTGCATTCGCCGAGGGCGATGCACGGTCCTTGGCGGTGTTGCCGCTGCCGCTGCAGCATTCCTGGCAGCGTTCACGCGCGGCCGGCGTGCAGCCGGGGCAGGAGCCTTACTATCCGCCGCTGGAGGGCGATGGCCTGCGCCTGAGCGATCCCGGAGACCGGCGGCTTGCGCGCTGCGTGCAGCCCGAGCTGGAACAGCTGTGGGCCGCTTTCGGTGGCCGTGGCTGGACGATGTTCTGCGCCAACCGCGAGGGCCTGGTCATCGCGCAGCAGGCGCATGGCCTGGAAGATGCGCCGCTGCTGCGGCCGATCCAGGTCGGGCGGCGGTTGGGTGAGGCCGAGATCGGCACCACCGCGCCGGCGGTCAGCCTGGCCGACGATGTGCCGGCGCTGGTGCGCGGCAATGAACATTACCTGCAGCGCTTCGCGCCGGTGTTCTGCCTGAGCGAGCCGCTGCATGACCTCGATGGCCAGGTCTGCGGGGCGATCGACATCACCGGGCTGGGCGAGCGTGATCCGGCGCTGCTGCAGGGCTACTTCCGGCAGGCCGCGCTGGCCAGCGAGAACCGGCTGTTCCAGGGCCTGGCCGATGTGCACCTGCTGGCCGTGCAGCACGATCCGCGCTGGCTGGCCACGCCGCTGCAGGGGCTGCTGGCGGTGCAGGATGATGGGCAGCTGCGCGCCGCCAACCGCGTGGCACGCCGCCTGCTGGGCCTGCCGCGCCGCGGGCCGTTGCCGCTGCTGTCGATGCAGGCGGTATTTGCCGGCGCCAGTGCGGCGCAGCGCCGTCGGCTGCTGCAGCCGGGGCCTGCACACCGGGTGCGGCTGGGCGAGGGCAGTGCGGTCTACCTGCAGCACCTGCGGGCACCGCGTGCATTGCGCACCCGGGCAGCGGCCCCGGTGGCCGTGGCCGACGTGCCACTGCGCCAGCAGCAGCGCGAAGCCGCACGGCGTGCGGCGCAGGCGGCCGAAGGCAATCTCAGCCTGGCCGCCCGCCAGTTGGGTATTTCGCGCACCACGCTGTACAAGCTGCTGCGCGATTGA
- a CDS encoding NAD(P)-dependent alcohol dehydrogenase has product MNDNTATREITAAVVRGKEQPFVIEQARLRGPQDDEVLVKVVATGLCHTDLIVRDQYYPVPLPAVLGHEGAGIVEAVGPNVRDLKVGDHVVLTYGACGHCNPCRGGHGAYCKDFFGLNFGGDDGHGHTAITDAQGQPLHDHFFAQSSFATFAIAREINAIKVPDDAPLELLGPLGCGIQTGAGAVLNSLKVRSGSSFASYGAGAVGLSAVMAAKVAGATTIIAIDVVPSRLELALELGATHVVNSRETDVVEAVRAITGGGADFALESTGRPEVLSAGIEALGGLGMMGVVGAPKLGTTASFDVNNLLLGGRSIRGIVEGDSVPQVFIPQLVTLFLQGRFPFDKLVKFYPLEQINQAAEDSTRGITLKPILRIAA; this is encoded by the coding sequence ATGAACGACAACACCGCAACGCGTGAGATCACCGCCGCCGTGGTCCGCGGCAAGGAACAGCCCTTCGTCATCGAGCAGGCGCGGCTGCGCGGCCCGCAGGACGACGAGGTGCTGGTGAAGGTGGTGGCCACCGGCCTGTGCCATACCGATCTGATCGTGCGCGACCAGTACTACCCCGTGCCGCTGCCGGCGGTGCTCGGCCATGAAGGCGCGGGCATCGTTGAAGCGGTGGGCCCGAACGTGCGCGACCTGAAGGTGGGCGACCACGTGGTGCTGACCTACGGCGCCTGCGGCCACTGCAATCCCTGCCGCGGTGGCCACGGCGCCTACTGCAAGGATTTCTTCGGGCTCAACTTCGGTGGCGATGATGGCCACGGCCACACCGCCATCACCGATGCACAGGGCCAGCCGCTGCACGATCATTTCTTCGCGCAGTCCTCGTTCGCCACCTTCGCCATCGCGCGTGAGATCAACGCGATCAAGGTGCCCGACGATGCGCCGCTGGAACTGCTGGGCCCGCTGGGCTGCGGCATCCAGACCGGTGCCGGGGCGGTGCTCAATTCGCTGAAGGTGCGTTCGGGCAGCAGCTTCGCCAGCTACGGTGCCGGCGCGGTGGGCCTGAGTGCGGTGATGGCGGCCAAGGTGGCCGGCGCCACCACCATCATCGCCATCGACGTGGTGCCTTCGCGCCTGGAGCTGGCGCTGGAACTGGGCGCGACGCACGTGGTCAACAGCCGCGAAACCGATGTGGTGGAAGCGGTGCGTGCGATCACCGGTGGCGGTGCGGACTTCGCGCTGGAATCCACCGGTCGCCCGGAGGTGTTGTCGGCCGGCATCGAGGCGCTGGGCGGGCTGGGCATGATGGGCGTGGTGGGTGCGCCGAAGCTGGGCACCACGGCCAGTTTCGATGTGAACAACCTGCTGCTGGGCGGGCGCAGCATCCGCGGCATCGTCGAAGGTGACAGCGTGCCGCAGGTGTTCATCCCGCAGCTGGTGACGCTGTTCCTGCAGGGGCGGTTCCCGTTCGACAAGCTGGTGAAGTTCTATCCGCTGGAGCAGATCAACCAGGCGGCCGAGGACAGCACGCGCGGCATCACCCTGAAGCCGATCCTGCGGATCGCGGCGTAA
- a CDS encoding benzaldehyde dehydrogenase, producing the protein MTASSPWLPDELWSGAFFDGQWQASTRRQPVIEPATGQTLGEVGLADAAQVATSAAAAAQAQQAWAAAPYEQRAQVLRQAARLAEDNIDTLVDWLVRESGSTRLKAGFEAKVTIKALHEAAALPSRSTGEILPSEPGRLNLARRRPLGVVGVISPFNFPLYLAMRAVAPAIALGNAVVLKPDPRTAVCGGAVIARLFEQAGLPAGVLHMLPGDGAAGAALTSDPHVAMIQFTGSTAAGRKVGEAAGKHLKKVSLELGGKNSLIILDDADLDLAVANTAWGVYLHQGQICMATGRVLVHRKIHAAFLEKLVAKAKSLKVGDPAREDVAIGPLINATQRDHAARVVADAVKAGATLEAGGTHQDLFFAPTVLGNVAADNPAFNEEIFAPVAVVVPFDDDDQAVQLANDSEYGLSMAIVSSNVGRALKLGERLRTGLLHINDQTVNDEVINPFGGVGASGNGTSIGGPANWEEFTQWQWLTVKGEAPAYPI; encoded by the coding sequence ATGACTGCATCTTCCCCGTGGCTGCCGGACGAACTCTGGTCCGGCGCCTTCTTCGACGGCCAGTGGCAGGCCTCCACCCGGCGCCAGCCGGTGATCGAACCGGCCACCGGCCAGACGCTCGGCGAGGTCGGCCTGGCCGACGCCGCCCAGGTCGCCACCTCGGCCGCCGCTGCGGCGCAGGCCCAGCAGGCCTGGGCGGCCGCCCCGTACGAACAGCGCGCCCAGGTGCTGCGCCAGGCTGCGCGACTGGCCGAAGACAACATCGATACCCTGGTGGACTGGCTGGTGCGCGAAAGTGGCTCGACCCGCCTCAAGGCCGGCTTCGAGGCCAAGGTGACCATCAAGGCGCTGCACGAAGCGGCCGCGCTGCCTTCGCGCAGCACTGGTGAAATCCTGCCGTCCGAACCGGGCCGGTTGAACCTGGCCCGCCGCCGCCCGCTGGGCGTGGTCGGGGTCATTTCGCCGTTCAATTTCCCGCTGTACCTGGCCATGCGCGCGGTGGCACCGGCGATTGCACTGGGCAATGCCGTGGTGCTCAAGCCGGATCCGCGCACGGCGGTCTGCGGTGGTGCGGTCATCGCGCGCCTGTTTGAACAGGCCGGGCTGCCGGCCGGCGTGCTGCACATGCTGCCCGGTGATGGCGCCGCCGGTGCCGCGCTGACCAGCGACCCGCACGTGGCGATGATCCAGTTCACCGGTTCCACCGCCGCAGGCCGCAAGGTGGGCGAAGCGGCTGGCAAGCACCTGAAGAAAGTCTCGCTGGAACTGGGTGGCAAGAATTCGCTGATCATCCTCGACGATGCCGACCTCGATCTGGCCGTGGCCAATACCGCCTGGGGCGTGTACCTGCACCAGGGGCAGATCTGCATGGCCACCGGCCGCGTGCTGGTGCACAGGAAGATCCATGCCGCGTTCCTGGAAAAGCTGGTGGCCAAGGCGAAGTCGCTGAAGGTGGGCGACCCGGCACGCGAGGACGTGGCGATCGGCCCGCTGATCAATGCCACCCAGCGCGACCATGCCGCCCGCGTGGTGGCCGACGCGGTGAAGGCCGGCGCCACGCTCGAAGCCGGTGGCACCCACCAGGACCTGTTCTTCGCGCCCACCGTGCTCGGCAACGTGGCCGCTGACAACCCGGCGTTCAACGAAGAGATCTTCGCGCCGGTGGCGGTGGTGGTGCCGTTCGATGATGACGACCAGGCCGTGCAGCTGGCCAACGACAGCGAGTACGGCCTGTCGATGGCGATCGTGTCCAGCAACGTCGGCCGCGCGCTGAAGCTGGGCGAGCGCCTGCGCACCGGCCTGCTGCACATCAACGACCAGACGGTGAACGACGAAGTGATCAATCCCTTCGGCGGCGTCGGTGCGTCCGGCAACGGCACCAGCATCGGCGGCCCGGCCAACTGGGAAGAGTTCACCCAGTGGCAGTGGCTGACCGTCAAGGGCGAAGCGCCCGCCTATCCGATCTGA
- a CDS encoding DUF1415 domain-containing protein, giving the protein MTDTALPTDDPIAATRLWLERIVIGLNLCPFAKAVYVKDQVRFVLSDATTPEALVEQLAEELVLLRDTPAEQIDTTLIVHPQVLTDFLDYNDFLDNADAAIEALDLQGILQVASFHPDYQFDGVAADDASNYTNRAPFPTLHLLREESVERAVDAFPDPDVIVERNIQTLDRIGVAGWHRRLRGEDLS; this is encoded by the coding sequence ATGACCGACACCGCCCTGCCCACCGACGACCCGATCGCCGCCACCCGCCTGTGGCTGGAGCGGATCGTGATCGGTCTGAACCTGTGCCCGTTTGCCAAGGCCGTGTACGTGAAGGACCAGGTGCGCTTCGTGCTCAGCGACGCCACCACGCCCGAAGCGCTGGTGGAACAGCTGGCCGAGGAACTGGTGCTGCTGCGCGATACCCCGGCCGAGCAGATCGACACCACGCTGATCGTGCACCCGCAGGTGCTGACCGATTTCCTCGACTACAACGATTTCCTGGACAACGCCGACGCCGCCATCGAGGCGCTGGACCTGCAGGGCATCCTGCAGGTGGCCAGCTTCCATCCGGATTACCAGTTCGATGGCGTGGCCGCCGACGATGCCAGCAACTACACCAACCGCGCGCCCTTCCCCACGCTGCACCTGCTGCGCGAGGAAAGCGTGGAGCGCGCGGTGGACGCCTTCCCGGACCCGGACGTGATCGTCGAGCGCAACATCCAGACCCTGGACCGCATCGGCGTGGCCGGCTGGCACCGTCGCCTGCGCGGCGAAGACCTGTCATGA
- a CDS encoding SDR family oxidoreductase → MSAAPPIASWPAAPLQGKVVLITGGANGIGRGIAQAVLGAGGRVLIGDLDVEAGQACLDEWQRGDDAAFQRLDIADEASVRAFIGAAQQRFGRIDGLVNNAGIAGPHGTVLQDMDWDEWQRRLSSLHGAFLCSKHALPALKASAAGSIINVASTRAWQSEANSEAYAAAKGGLVAFTHALAISAGPAVRVNSISPGWIGTTAWQAPSRRHAPDYSATDHGQHPVGRLGDPEDIGALAVYLLSSLSGFSTGQDFIVDGGMSRKMIYAE, encoded by the coding sequence ATGAGCGCGGCCCCGCCCATCGCCTCGTGGCCGGCGGCACCGCTGCAGGGCAAGGTGGTGCTGATCACCGGCGGCGCCAACGGCATTGGCCGTGGCATCGCCCAGGCCGTGCTGGGCGCCGGTGGCCGCGTGCTCATCGGTGATCTGGACGTGGAAGCCGGCCAGGCCTGCCTGGACGAATGGCAGCGTGGCGACGATGCCGCGTTCCAGCGCCTGGACATCGCCGACGAAGCCAGCGTGCGCGCCTTCATCGGCGCGGCGCAGCAGCGCTTCGGCCGCATCGATGGCCTGGTCAACAATGCCGGCATCGCCGGCCCGCACGGCACCGTGTTGCAGGACATGGACTGGGACGAGTGGCAGCGGCGGCTGTCCTCGCTGCATGGCGCCTTCCTGTGCAGCAAGCATGCACTGCCGGCGCTGAAGGCCAGCGCCGCCGGTTCGATCATCAACGTCGCCTCCACCCGCGCCTGGCAGTCGGAAGCCAACAGCGAAGCCTATGCCGCGGCCAAGGGCGGGCTGGTGGCCTTCACCCATGCTCTGGCGATCAGCGCTGGCCCCGCGGTGCGGGTGAACAGCATCAGCCCCGGCTGGATCGGCACCACGGCCTGGCAGGCGCCCTCGCGCCGGCATGCGCCGGACTATTCGGCCACCGACCACGGCCAGCACCCGGTCGGCCGCCTGGGCGATCCCGAGGACATCGGCGCACTGGCGGTGTACCTGCTATCGTCGCTGTCCGGTTTCAGCACCGGCCAGGATTTCATCGTCGACGGCGGCATGAGCCGGAAGATGATCTACGCCGAATGA
- a CDS encoding M3 family metallopeptidase — protein sequence MTAANPLLDASGLPRFEAIRPEHVGPALDVLLAEAEAAISAAEQVQPVRWDTFVTPLDDATERLWRAWGLVGHLQGVVNTPELREAYNSNLPRVTRFASALGQNLALYRQYQALAASPDAAGFDEARRKVLDNTLRDFRLGGAELDADAQQRFAAIKEELSALSAKFSQNVLDATDAWSLIVEDEARLAGVPDDVKAAARSAAEKDGKSGWKLTLQMPCYLPVQTWGEDRDLREILYRASAQRASEFGDEALDNGGNIDRILALRAELAALLGFASYADYSVATKMAQDPAEVLAFLRDLATRAKPFAGKDRAELEQFAREQLGIDSLQAWDLAFAADRLKQARYSYSEQEVKQYFTEPNVLGGLFSVIEQLYGLRVQDDSAPVWHEEVRFFRLVDAQGALVGQFYLDLYAREGKRGGAWMDDCRNRRERADGSVQTPLVYLVCNFGRGANGKPATFSHNEVTTLFHEMGHGLHQLLTRIGELGVAGINGVEWDAVELPSQFMENFCWEWDHLQGMTAHVDTGEPLPRALYERMLAARNFHSGMATVRQLEFGLFDMLVHSQFEPAQDSVLALLDRVRSEVAVNHPPAWNRFPHQFSHIFAGGYAAGYYSYKWAEVLSADAYAAFEEAPQALAETGARFRDEILSRGGSRPAAENFKAFRGRAPQIDALLRHSGMA from the coding sequence GTGACCGCTGCCAACCCCTTGCTCGATGCTTCCGGCCTGCCGCGCTTCGAGGCGATCCGCCCCGAGCACGTGGGGCCGGCGCTGGATGTGCTGCTGGCCGAGGCCGAAGCCGCCATCAGCGCCGCCGAGCAGGTGCAGCCGGTCCGCTGGGACACCTTCGTGACCCCGCTGGACGATGCCACCGAACGCCTGTGGCGCGCCTGGGGCCTGGTCGGCCACCTGCAGGGCGTGGTCAACACCCCCGAACTGCGCGAGGCCTACAACAGCAACCTGCCGCGGGTCACCCGCTTCGCCAGCGCGCTGGGCCAGAACCTGGCGCTGTACCGCCAGTACCAGGCACTGGCCGCCAGCCCGGACGCGGCCGGCTTCGACGAGGCCCGGCGCAAAGTGCTGGACAACACCCTGCGTGATTTCCGCCTGGGCGGTGCCGAACTGGACGCCGACGCGCAGCAGCGCTTCGCTGCGATCAAGGAAGAGCTGTCGGCGCTGTCGGCGAAGTTCTCGCAGAACGTGCTCGACGCCACCGATGCCTGGTCGCTGATCGTGGAAGACGAAGCGCGCCTGGCCGGCGTGCCGGACGACGTCAAGGCGGCCGCCCGCAGCGCCGCAGAGAAGGATGGCAAGAGCGGCTGGAAGCTTACCCTGCAGATGCCGTGCTACCTGCCCGTGCAGACCTGGGGCGAGGACCGCGACCTGCGCGAGATCCTGTACCGCGCCAGCGCGCAGCGTGCATCCGAATTCGGCGACGAGGCGCTGGACAACGGTGGCAACATCGACCGCATCCTCGCCCTGCGCGCGGAACTGGCCGCGCTGCTGGGGTTTGCCTCGTACGCGGATTACTCGGTGGCCACCAAGATGGCGCAGGACCCGGCCGAAGTGCTGGCCTTCCTGCGTGACCTGGCCACCCGTGCCAAGCCGTTCGCCGGCAAGGACCGCGCCGAGCTGGAACAGTTCGCCCGCGAACAGCTGGGCATCGACAGCCTGCAGGCCTGGGACCTGGCATTCGCCGCCGACCGCCTGAAGCAGGCGCGCTACAGCTATTCCGAGCAGGAGGTGAAGCAGTATTTCACCGAGCCGAACGTGCTGGGCGGCCTGTTCTCGGTGATCGAGCAGCTGTATGGCCTGCGCGTGCAGGACGACAGCGCGCCGGTGTGGCACGAGGAGGTGCGCTTCTTCCGCCTGGTCGATGCGCAGGGCGCGCTGGTCGGCCAGTTCTATCTGGATCTGTACGCGCGCGAAGGCAAGCGCGGTGGCGCGTGGATGGACGATTGCCGCAACCGCCGCGAGCGCGCCGATGGCAGCGTGCAGACGCCGCTGGTCTACCTGGTGTGCAACTTCGGCCGCGGTGCCAACGGCAAGCCGGCCACCTTCAGCCACAACGAAGTGACCACCCTGTTCCATGAAATGGGCCATGGCCTGCACCAGTTGCTGACCCGCATCGGCGAGCTGGGCGTGGCCGGCATCAACGGCGTGGAATGGGATGCGGTGGAGCTGCCCAGCCAGTTCATGGAGAACTTCTGCTGGGAATGGGACCACCTGCAGGGCATGACCGCGCACGTGGACACGGGCGAACCGCTGCCGCGCGCGCTGTACGAGCGCATGCTGGCCGCGCGCAACTTCCACAGTGGCATGGCGACCGTGCGCCAGCTGGAATTCGGCCTGTTCGACATGCTGGTGCACAGCCAGTTCGAACCGGCGCAGGACAGCGTGCTGGCGCTGCTGGACCGCGTGCGCAGCGAAGTGGCGGTGAACCATCCGCCGGCCTGGAATCGCTTCCCGCACCAGTTCAGCCACATCTTTGCGGGCGGTTACGCGGCCGGTTACTACAGCTACAAGTGGGCCGAGGTGCTCAGCGCCGATGCCTATGCGGCGTTTGAAGAAGCACCGCAGGCGCTGGCCGAAACCGGTGCGCGGTTCCGCGACGAGATCCTCTCGCGTGGTGGCAGCCGCCCGGCGGCCGAGAATTTCAAGGCGTTCCGCGGGCGCGCGCCGCAGATCGATGCGTTGCTGCGCCATTCGGGCATGGCGTAA
- a CDS encoding PLP-dependent cysteine synthase family protein, with the protein MSQREWVAAAIRKIEADFNRSADTHLIPLALPGFEGIDVYLKDESSHPTGSLKHRLARSLFLYALANGWLREGRPVIEASSGSTAVSEAYFARLLGLPFIAVMPATTSPEKIAAIEFHGGRCHLVERACDLNCDSERLARETGGHFMDQFTYAERATDWRANNNIAESIFKQMAEEPSPIPEWIVCSPGTGGTAATLGRYVSYRRHDTRILCADPEVSVFFDGYQAAVAGEPDWRGLTCSGGSRVEGIGRPRVESSFIPTSVDAMVKVPDALSLAAMRHVSRQIGRRVGGSTGTNFIGVLQAAQWMREAGHQGSIVSILCDAGERYAHSYYDPAWYGRQGIDVEGADAQLAAAVAGQGLPALPWCSLEAL; encoded by the coding sequence ATGTCGCAGCGTGAATGGGTGGCCGCCGCCATCCGCAAGATCGAAGCCGATTTCAACCGTTCCGCCGATACCCACCTGATCCCGCTGGCGCTGCCCGGGTTCGAGGGCATCGACGTGTACCTCAAGGATGAATCGAGCCACCCCACCGGCAGCCTGAAGCACCGGCTGGCACGCTCGCTGTTCCTGTACGCGCTGGCCAATGGCTGGCTGCGCGAGGGGCGGCCGGTGATCGAGGCCTCCAGCGGCTCGACCGCGGTGTCCGAAGCCTACTTCGCGCGCCTGCTGGGCCTGCCGTTCATTGCGGTGATGCCGGCCACGACCTCGCCGGAGAAGATCGCCGCGATTGAATTCCATGGCGGCCGTTGCCACCTGGTCGAGCGCGCCTGCGACCTCAACTGCGATTCGGAACGGCTGGCCCGCGAGACCGGCGGCCACTTCATGGACCAGTTCACCTACGCCGAGCGGGCCACTGACTGGCGCGCCAACAACAACATCGCCGAGTCCATCTTCAAGCAGATGGCCGAGGAGCCGAGCCCGATCCCGGAGTGGATCGTGTGCAGCCCCGGCACCGGTGGCACCGCGGCCACGCTCGGCCGTTACGTCAGCTACCGCCGGCACGACACGCGCATCCTCTGCGCGGACCCGGAAGTATCGGTGTTCTTCGACGGCTACCAGGCCGCCGTGGCGGGCGAGCCGGACTGGCGCGGGCTGACCTGCAGCGGCGGTTCGCGGGTGGAAGGCATCGGCCGGCCGCGGGTGGAATCGAGCTTCATCCCGACCAGCGTCGATGCGATGGTGAAGGTGCCCGATGCACTCAGCCTGGCGGCGATGCGTCATGTCAGCCGCCAGATCGGCCGCCGTGTCGGTGGTTCCACCGGCACCAATTTCATCGGCGTGCTGCAGGCGGCGCAGTGGATGCGCGAGGCAGGCCACCAGGGCAGCATCGTCAGCATCCTGTGTGATGCCGGCGAGCGCTACGCGCACAGCTATTACGACCCGGCGTGGTATGGCCGGCAGGGCATCGACGTGGAGGGTGCCGACGCGCAGCTGGCCGCAGCCGTGGCCGGGCAGGGCCTGCCCGCGCTGCCTTGGTGCAGCCTGGAAGCGTTGTAA
- the gloA gene encoding lactoylglutathione lyase, giving the protein MTLPALRDIPGVAAQAPAETHGFVFNHTMLRVKDITASLDFYTRVLGYQLIDKRDFAEAQFSLYFLAYVPAGVAVPEDDATRRVWMAGLPGVLELTHNHGTETQDGPVYHDGNSDPRGFGHICVSVPELEAACQRFEDLGVPFQKRLTDGRMKNIAFIKDPDGYWVEIIANA; this is encoded by the coding sequence ATGACCCTTCCCGCCCTGCGCGATATCCCCGGCGTGGCTGCCCAGGCCCCGGCCGAGACCCACGGCTTCGTCTTCAACCACACCATGTTGCGGGTCAAGGACATCACCGCCTCGCTGGACTTCTACACCCGCGTGCTCGGCTACCAGCTGATCGACAAGCGTGATTTCGCCGAAGCCCAGTTCAGCCTGTACTTCCTGGCCTACGTGCCGGCCGGCGTGGCCGTGCCCGAGGACGATGCCACCCGCCGCGTGTGGATGGCCGGCCTGCCGGGCGTGCTCGAGCTGACCCACAACCATGGCACTGAGACCCAGGACGGCCCGGTCTACCACGACGGCAACAGCGACCCGCGCGGCTTCGGCCACATCTGCGTGTCGGTGCCGGAACTGGAAGCGGCCTGCCAGCGCTTCGAAGACCTGGGCGTGCCGTTCCAGAAGCGCCTGACCGACGGCCGCATGAAGAACATCGCCTTCATCAAGGACCCGGACGGTTACTGGGTCGAGATCATCGCCAACGCCTGA
- a CDS encoding VOC family protein: protein METMELHRGRLIDHLQLVVRDLAASRRFYQAVFDSIGIPIAGEGPDYFWADELFISTASSDAAAGQLTGRHHLAFQARDAATVDAFHAAALAAGGTDNGAPGERPYHPGYYGAFVLDPDGNNIEVVYHGPATYSADSVKVSF, encoded by the coding sequence ATGGAAACGATGGAACTGCATCGCGGGCGCCTGATCGATCATCTGCAGTTGGTGGTGCGCGACCTGGCCGCCAGCCGCCGCTTCTACCAGGCGGTGTTCGACAGCATCGGCATTCCCATTGCCGGTGAAGGCCCGGACTATTTCTGGGCCGACGAGCTGTTCATTTCCACCGCCAGCAGCGACGCCGCCGCCGGCCAGCTGACCGGCCGCCACCACCTGGCGTTCCAGGCCCGCGACGCGGCCACGGTCGATGCCTTCCACGCCGCCGCCCTGGCCGCTGGCGGCACCGACAACGGCGCACCGGGCGAACGCCCCTACCACCCGGGCTACTACGGCGCCTTCGTGCTCGACCCGGACGGCAACAACATCGAAGTGGTCTACCACGGCCCGGCCACGTACAGCGCGGATTCGGTGAAGGTCAGCTTCTGA